The DNA sequence ACATTGTCGCCCGTAATCATGACGACCTCTAAGCCGAGCTGTTTTAACCTGGCGATTGCCGCGCGCGATGTGTCTTTCACCGTGTCAGCGACAGCGATGAGACCGGCGTACGTACCGTCAACCGCGACTAACATGGCCGTCTTCCCTTTTTCTTCAAGGTCGTGCATCGACTCTTGTACGTGTGCCACTTTGACACCGTGTTTCTCCATCAATCGGCGCGTGCCGATGAGCACGTCTTTCCCGCCAACTGTCGCCCATACACCGTACCCAGGTATTGCTTCGAACTGTTCCGTGTCCGGAATGGCAATATCCCGCGCGCGAATGCCAGTCACGATCGCTTGGGCGAGCGGGTGCTCGGAACCTTCCTCAGCTCCACCGACCAACTGGAGCAACTCTTTCTCCGCAAAACCGTCAGCTGGGTACACATCAGTCAGTTGTGGTTTACCTTCGGTAATCGTGCCCGTTTTGTCGAGGACGACCGTCTCAATATGTCCCGTCGTTTCCAAGTGCTCGCCGCCTTTGAACAATACACCCATTTCCGCCGCGCGACCTGACCCGGCCATAATCGACGTCGGTGTAGCCAACCCTAACGCACACGGACAGGCGATGACGAGGACGGCAATCCCCTTCTCCAGCGCCTCCGCAAACTGCCCCGGGGCGACGGCCAAGTACCAAATGAAAAAGGTGACGACCGCGATGCCGACGACAATCGGTACGAAAATACCGGAAATGCGGTCGGCGATACGTTGAATCGGTGCCTTTGAACCTTGTGCTTCTTCCACAACTTTAATAATTTGTGCGAGCGCCGTCTCTTTTCCTACTTTCGTCGCCTGAATCGTCAAGCGACCGTGTTTGTTGATCGTCGCGCCGACGACGGCGTCCCCGACACCTTTCTCCACAGGGATACTTTCCCCGGTCAGCATCGATTCGTCAATAGCGGAACTGCCAGCGATAACCTCTCCGTCGACTGGAACTTTCTCTCCCGGCTTGACGATGACCGTATCACCAGTGACGACTTCGGCGACTGGAACGTTCTTCTCTTCCCCGTTGCGGACGACGAGCGCCGTCTTCGCGCCGAGACTCATTAACGTTTTAATCGCTTCCGAGGAACGCCCTTTCGCCCGCGCTTCGAACAGTTTTCCCAGTAAGATGAGCGTAATGAGGATGGCACTCGTCTCGTAATATAAGTCAATATGTGCTGTCGTTCCCTCGGCGAGTGCGACAAGCGTCAAATACAAACTGTAAAAATATGCCGCAGACGTGCCTAGGGCCACGAGGACGTCCATGTTGGCACTTTTGTTGCGCAACGCTTTATACGCACCGACATAAAACTGCCTGCCGACAATAAACTGCACCGGCGTCGCGAGGGCGAGCTGGAACCACGGATTCATAAACAGATCTGGTAACCAAATAAAGGAGGTCCACGAGAAGTGGCCGACCATCGTCCACAAGAGCGGGAACGACAAAATGGCAGCGACGATAAATTTGCGCTGCTGTCTTTGGATGTCCAGCTCCCGGTGGTCTGTCGCTTCCCCGGCATCGCCTTTCACTTCCGCCTCATAACCGAGCGCAGCTACTTTCTTCGTCAGCTCACCGACAGTCACTTCGGCGGGGTTATATTCAACGCGGGCCGTCTCCAGGGCAAAATTGACCGTGGCATGGGCAACGCCAGGCAGTCGGTTGAGCCCTTTTTCAATGCGGTTTGCACAGGCCGCACACGTCATCCCGTGCAATTGCAACTCCGCGGCGTCTTTGACCGTCCCGTAACCGAGGTTGGAAATTTTGTCTTCCAGTTGCTGCACACTCATTTTATCGCTATCGAAGGACACGGACGCGCGCTCCAACGCCAAATTCACCGTCGCCTCGTTTACACCTTCGAGTTTGTTCAACCCTTTTTCGATGCGATTGGCGCAAGCGGCACACGTCATGCCCGTAATTTGAATCGTCGTCTGTTTGGCTGCCACTAGAAACGCCCCCCTTCGCTATACGTACGTTGCAAGCCTGCACATCCCCACTTGGCCGCTCGCGGGGCTTTTACTTCCCAAGCTCAAGCTCACTCCAGCAAGCTCACTCCAGCGCCCGCTCTTTACTGTGTGCACGTTACAAACAGTCGGACGTCGTTTCCAGGGCGTACAGGCTCAGCGCGTACACGTACGACGTCATGATAAGCGCATGGCACTGTTACGCGTTAAACGACATCGTACCCTTGTTCTTCAATCGCTTCTTTAATTTGCGCCAGTGTCACACTGTTTTCATCGTACGACACGGCGACTGTCTTTTGCGCCAGATCGACCTTTGCTCGTACGTCGATTGCCTTGAGTGCGCCTTCCACCGCTTTCACACAGTGGTTACAAGACATCCCTTCGACACGTAATGTATCGTTCGTCATCGTCACGTCCCACCTCACATTTTTTGTCCATCAATTATAAAAAAAATGTCCTTAACAGCAACTCCAACTCAATAATACAATACCCCCCTATAGTATGTAAAGGGGTATACACATTTATTTTAATACGTTCTGGGACGGGATCGCAATATTCCCCGCACCACTGGCACCAGATTGTCACTACCTATATTGCTACTGACCTTTCGCACCAGTTTTACAGGCGCGATCCCACCTCTTGATAGCCTTCGATCATCGCGACCTGTACTATGAGGGCGTCGCGAGTCCCCTTATGTGGTACCGCCGCATCGTGACGAGCTCACCGTGCATGTTACTGTTACTGTACCCTTTTGCACAAAAGACATCGCGTACCTGTTTCGCTGCTTTCGATGTGCCAATCAATGGCCATCTCCTGCGTCATTAACGTCACGATCGAGAGACCGATGCCCGCCCCTTTCGACGCACTGCCTCGCTTGATCCCCGGTCCGCGATCTTCGAGCAACAGACACGTTTCTCGCTCGTTCGCATGCAAGGAAATTCCGACGTATTTCCCTTTTTGTGCATAGCGAACGACGTTTTGCAACAAGTTGTTCCAAATGCGCTCGAACCATTGCGGGTCAACTTCCCACGTAAGTGACTCGTCCGGGAGCTGCACGTCGACTTCGAAACCGTCCTCTTCGAGGACCGGATACCACGAGGCGACAATTTTCCGTAGTAAAGCAATGACGTCGGTCGGCTGCGGGTGATACGGAAATTTTCCTGCCGTCAGTAGCGACAACGACAGCAAGTTGTCGATCAGTTGTCCGAGGTAGTCGATCTTATCGTCGATCACGACGAGCGAATGCTTTCCCTCCTCCGACAGCTGTTCCTGTTTAAGTGCATAGGCGTGACCGCGCAGCACGGTGAGCGGTGTACGTAAATCGTGGGACAAATTGGCAATCAATTCACGGCGCAACTGTTCTTCCTGCTGTTCCCGCACTTTACTCTCCTCTAATTCGACCGCCATGCGGTTGAACGAATACTCCAACTCGGCAATTTCGTCTTTCCCCGACACCGCGACGGTCATAAAAGCGCCTGTCTGCTCCGCGGTGTGCATCGCCGCTTGCAACTTGAGCAACCGCCTCCGTAAGCGAAAGAAAAAGAGCCACGACAAAAATAAGAACAAACCGATGACGACGCCGAAATTAAGAAAAAAGAGCCAAGCGAACGAAAAGGTGGTATTACCGTCATACTTCACCTCGGTATACGTGCGCGGCATTTGGATCGCAATAAAGCCGTCCGCTCCTGTTTCACCGAGCAAGGCGACAACCGTGAAAGGGTCAGCGTCATAACTTTTTTTCATAAATTCAACTGTTGCCGATGTATTCCACGTTTTGCGCACGGAAGCATCTTCCGGCAACTGGAAGCGCGTCTTTCCTCGGGCGTCGACCCAAAAAAGAGTCGCCTCAGGGTACTGGCGCTTCAGCTTAGTTAACAACTGTATTTTTTGTTTAGAGGATAAAGGGGCCATTTTTTTCGCAGTCGCGTGCCACTGTTCCTCGATCTCATCGGTCGTATATTTGGCTGCCTGCCATTCGTCCTGCGGGTAATAGGCGATGTTAACGAGTAAGAGCGCGATTGGGACGAGAACGAAGTAAAGACCCACAATTCCTAAATACTTGACCAGTAGCGAGTAGCGAAACTTCATCGTTTGATCCGGTAACCGAGGCCGCGAATCGTCTGGATTACTGTCGGCTGACTCGGATTGCGCTCAATTTTTTTGCGCAAGTGGCGGATGTGCACCATGATCGTATTGTCCCCACCAACGAACGGTTCGTCCCACACCGCTTCATACAGCTGTTCTTTCGTCAATATTTGGTTGATGTGACGGAGAAAATAGCTGAGTAACTTGTATTCTTTTCCCGTCAGCGTCACTTCTTCTCCTGTTTCGCGGTCGACGACGCGGTTTTCGCGCAAATAAATGTCCAAATGCTGTAACTGTACCGGCTGGTCACCCGCCTCCCCGAAGCGGCGCAACAGCACGTCGACTCGTGCCGCCAGTTCGTCCGGATGAAACGGCTTCGTCAAATAGTCGTCCGCAAACGACAGCCCTTCTAATTTATCTTCTACCGCCGTGCGCGCAGACAGCATTAAAATCGGCACGTCGGCAACTTGCTGCTTCAGTCGTTGTCCGACGGTAAAGCCGTCCAACCCCGGCAACATGACGTCTAAAATGACGAGGTCTACCCCGTCCATGTAGCGGTGTGCCTCATCGCCCCGCGTCAACCACTTCACGTCGTAACCGCGTTGGCTTAAATCGCGATGCACCCACTCGCCAATCTCCAGTTCGTCTTCGATATATAAAATGCGCTTCATGTCACTTCCCTCGCGATCCTTGTGTATTGTAACCGCCATTCGCTCTACAATCGACAGCGTATACCACAAAAAAAGGCAGGCGGCACCGTGTCGCGAATGTTGATCCGGTTTCCCGCCTGCCGTCATTTTTTATTGTATGGTATGTGTCCGGTAGAGGCAAACCGCCTGTATAACCACTTGGCATGCTATGGCAGTCGCTTTTGTCTAGCTCGCTACCGGCGGCGACTCGTTGCCACGTTGCCAACATGTTAATAACCTTTCGTCATCTGTCGCAAATAGCCGCTGCGGCTCAACAAGAAGTAAAAGCACTGTAACACGAAATAAACACCGACGACGACCGCTGCATACCCCCACACCATGTCACCTAATAAGTCACGCAATATTTTCATGGCGAAGCCGGCGTGCACGACCCCGACGAGAAACGGGAGGAAGAAGATGAGCCCGACTTGTGTCGTCGCAATTTTACGCACTTCTCGCTTCGTGAGGCCAATCCGCCGGAGCGCCTTAAACTGCGCTTGGTCCTCCTGTAATTCGGTAAACAGTTTAAAGTACAACATACTGCCTGCAGCAATGAAAAAGAGCACACTGACAAAGGCACCGATGAAGAAAGTCAGCGAAAAGATTTGTTTCGCCATCACATAAGGTTCAATGCGCGATTGAAAAAACTCCTGTTGTTTCTCCGGAATGCGCTGCTCGATTTTTTCCACGGCTACTCCTGCCTGTTGCCAATTTTGCAACTCGTAACCGTAAAACGCGATGTGTCGTTTCTGCGGCGCGCCTTGCGCAAGCTGATCGTAGTCGGCATCGCTCACGACGAGCATATTTGTGGTGCGCCCATCGACGTTGAGAACCGCCTTGTCTCGCACGTCGTCCACCTTAAGCTGCAACGGTCGCCTGCCTACTTGCACCTCATAAGCACCTAGCAAATCGTCCTGACTTACACCCATTTGCCCTTGCCCTACATACGGATTAATCCATACCGCATGTCCGGATGCAATTTGTAGCTTGTCTTCCTTAATGTGCGCCACCAATTTATTGTACGTGCGGTTCGGGATGACCATCGCGAAGGACGGCTCCACGTCCCCTTCACTTTTAGCACTCTGTTCTACGACGTCCCCCGCGAGACCGGTGACTTGCACGTGTTCTGTCACGGTCACCTCGTGGTCGCGCAATATTTTTTCGACTTCTTGCGGTGCGATGACTTTATGTTTCGCCCCATCTTTCGTCACGCCGCGTTCCGTAAAACCGATCGTGTACGGCGTATTTTGTTTAATGCCCGCCATACTCCCTTCGTAAAACGAGTAGAGGACACCCGTCGCCGTCAACACGACTGCTGACAAAATCGCCACCGTAAATAACACGCGGGCGTTATCTTTCAATTTAAACACGAGTTGCGACACGCTAAGCATATGTGTACCTCTGTAATAGTAGCGGCGACTTTTTTGGATAGCACGCAAAATCGCCACGCTGCCTTGGGTAAACAAAAAGTACGTCCCGATCACGGTCAAGATGAGGATGGGGAACATCGTGAACACGATCATCGATCCCGACACCCATGCCAAGCCGTAGCCAGCAGCGAGGCAAAGGACGGCGACGACAACGAGCCATTTCGATGTCAGCGGCGGCTTCTTCGGACGCCGTGCCGCTTTGATCATATCGATAATTTGACTGCGACCGACGTGAAGTAAGGCGAACGCTGTAAGTAACGTAAACAGCACGAGAAAGCCGACAACGGTAATCCAGATCGCTTTTGACGCGATGACGAACGGCAGCGGATCGACTAAATCAAGCGATGACTCGATTAGTTCAAAAAAGCCTTTCGTCACTAACAACCCCGCCCCGATGCCTGATCCGATCGCCAGCAGGGAAATAATGGCCGTCTCGTAAAAAACGAGTTTGTACAGCTGTCCTTGCGTCATGCCCATTAACGTGAACAGGCCGAAGGACTTTTGCCGCGTCTTTAGAAAGGCCGAAACGGAGTAAAGCGTAAAGAAGAAAGCGAAAATGACGATAATGACTTCACACACGATCAGCCCGTTGCGCAACGCGGGGTGATATTTTCCGTCTACGACGTCTGGGTGAAAAATAAAGGCGGCATACACGAAAAAAATTAAGACGGTAAAGGCACTACTTAAATAGTAGGCGGCATACTTGTGCCAGTCACCGCGTACGTTTTTAAAGGCGAGCTGCGGAAACGTCATCGCTAGTCCCCCCTAATCGCGACAAGGCGTCTAATATATGTTGTAAAAAGACGTTTCGGTCTGAACGTCTCCGCAACTCTTCGGTGTACTGGCCGTCTTTAATAAAGACGATCCGCTCGCAAAAGCTCGCGGCAAACGGGTCGTGTGTCACCATCATAATCGTCGACCCTTTTTGTTCGTTTAACTGCGCGAGCGACTGCATTAAGTTGTTCGCCGCTTTCGAATCGAGGTTACCGGTCGGCTCGTCAGCGAGCAAAATAGCCGGGTCGTGAATGAGGGCGCGCGCCGCCGCGGCCCGCTGTTGCTGCCCACCCGATACTTCGTACGTACGCTTGTCGAGTAAGTGTTCAATATTGAGGAGCGAAGCAATGTCGTGCACGCGCGCCTCAATCGCCTTCGCGCCCGCTTTGTCGAGCACGAGGGGCAAAATGATGTTTTCTTTTAACGTCAACGTGTCGAGTAAGTTAAAGTCTTGGAAAATAAACCCTAGCTGTCGCCGCCGGAACAAGGCGAGGTCGCGGTTTTTCAAATCGTTCGGATTGACACCGTTTATGTGTAGTTCTCCCGACGTCGGTTGGTCGATCGTCGCTAATATGTTGAGAAGCGTCGTTTTCCCGCTGCCGGAAGGCCCCATCACCCCGACGAATTCCCCTTCGTCAATCGCCAGCGAAAACTTGTCTAATGCTTTGTAAGTCATACCGCCCTCTTTAAGGCCGTAAATTTTGGTAATATCTTTCGCTCGTAACACTGTCTTCATCGTCTCTACTCCCCTGTTTTGTTCTTCCCTTCCGCCGCCTACGACCGATGATGACATTCGTCAGACCGCGGTTCAGCTGTGCGTTTTCCTTCCTGTAGAATTACTTTCATTCTAAGCGCCTATCCTTAATACGCCTTAAATCACACCTTAAGTTAACCTTAAGTTGTTTGGCACGCTTTTGACGCACCATTCGCGTGTTCAGAAGTTTCTCCTTGACATATTCCCTTCACGAAATATATACTACTTAAAGGTTTAGTGCTAAAGTACTTTGGCAAGCGAATGTAACGGTACATTATTTAAGAGGAGGAGCACCTTGAATCGCAACGACGATTTATTACAGTTGGAAGATGTGTTCAAACAGGTCAGTAAGAAATTATCGATGCTGTGGCACAGAACGGGTATTAAAATATCGGGGTCACACGCGCGCATTTTGGCGCAACTCGACCGAGAAGGACCTCAAAAAACGTCAGACCTAGCAAAAATGCTCGGGATGACGGCGGGCGGTGTCACCGGTCTCGCCGATAAATTAATAGCGGAAGGTTTGGCCACGAGGCGACGCGCCGAAAACGATCGACGCATCGTCTACTTAGAGATTACAGACAAAGGGAAAGATATGTTGACCCACGTTCGCGAGCAGCGGGAAAAGATGAAAGCAGCAATTATCGACGGGCTGACAGATAAAGAGTTACATCACATGTTGCTCGTGTACAAAAAAATCCTCCAAAACATTGAGGATGCACTAAAATAAGCCTCATTGAAAACATGGATTAAAGGAAGCAGAGGTGTATGTATGGGAGAATTAGACCAAAGAAAAAAAGTAACCGTCATGATCGCCATTATGGCGACGATGTTGTTCGCTTCGATTAACCAGACGATCGTCGGCACGGCGTTGCCGCGCATTATTTCCAAACTCGGCGGGATGGATTATTACACGTGGGTGTTTACGATTTACATGCTCACCTCGAGCATTACCGCGATTTTGGTCGGGAAACTGTCGGATATGTTTGGGCGCAAACCGTTTATCATCGCGGGTATCCTCATTTTTAGTTTGGGCTCCTTTTTATCAGGATTATCTAGCACAATTGTACATTTGATCGTTTTCCGCGGCATTCAAGGGTTTGGTGGCGGAATGATTATGTCGACCGCTTTTACGGCGATCGGCGACTTGTACGCCCCGCGCGAACGGGCGCGTTGGCAAGGGTATATGACCGCTTTGTTCGGGCTGTCCAGTGCGTTCGGACCGACGCTCGGCGGGTACATTGTCGACCATCTCGAATGGCATTGGGTGTTTTGGATCTTCCTACCTTTCGGTCTCGTCGCTCTTGCACTGATTTGGCTGTTGTTTCCATCAGTCGAACAAGAAAATCGCAACCCGATCGATTACTTCGGCTCGCTGTTCTTAACACTAACGGTCGTGCCGCTTTTACTCGCCTTTTCGTGGGCGGGAAAAGAATACGCGTGGACATCGCCACAAATTAGCGGATTGTTTGCCAGTGCTGTTCTTGCACTCACCGCGTTCATCCTCATTGAAAGCAAAGTAAAAAACCCTGTCATTCCGCTCACCCTGTTTAAAAACAGTGTGTTTGTCATTTCCAACCTCGCCAGCTTAACGATGGGAGCGGGCATGTTTGGCGCGATTATGTTCATGCCTTTCTTCGTGCAAGGCGTACTCGGAACGTCGGCGACGAGTTCCGGCCTCGTGACGATGCCGATGACGTTTAGCTTAATGATCGGCAGTGCACTGAGTGGTCAACTGATCGCGCGCACTGGCAAGTACAAAAAACTTGCCCTCGGCGGACTGTTCGTCATCGTCGTCGGCATGGTGGCGATGTCGTTCATGAGTGCGAATGCGTCGATCCCGTTTGCTATTGTCACAATCGTCGTCGTCGGGTTCGGCATCGGGATCGGGATGCCCGTGTTTACCCTCACGATTCAAAACGCCGTCGACCACAGCGTCTTAGGGACAGCGACCGCCTCGTCACAACTGTTCCGCTCGTTAGGCGGCACGATCGGCGTTTCCGTCATGGGAACGGTGCTCACGCAGCGGATGGCGACAGAAATGAGTGCTGTCGCTGGCAAGGTGGGCGAAGCAATCCCTACCGGCGGCACGGTACCGCCAGCCGGTGATGCCGGTAACGCCGGTGGCACCGCACCGCTGGATTCAGAACCGCAAGTGATGGACCAGTTGCAGGCATTGCAAGATCCGCAAACACTGTTGGATCCCGATAAATTGACAGAAATTGAACACGCGCTGCCGCCACCGTTACAAGACGCGTTCGCGAGCATTGTTACCGTCGTCCGCGAGGCGCTCGGGTCCGCTCTGTCCAGCGTATTTTTAACTGGGGCGCTCATCGTCGCCGTCGCCTTCGTCGTCACGCTGTTTCTAAAAGAAATCCCGCTCAAGTCTGCGCAAAAAAGAAACACCGCACAGACGTCAAAAGTCAATCAACCGTCTTAACATGCGACACAGCATGCTGATCGCATCCACGGGAAGGGATTCGATCGTACACATTAAGTGTCGGCAGAATCCCTCTTTTTATCGATTAAGTACTTTTGAACCCGTATGACGATAGACACTTTGTGAGCTTGGATGGCTACTTAGCTGTCTTTTGTTCCCGCTCCTGCATCCGTAAGGCGATGCGGCGAATTTTGCCACTCGTCGTTTTCGGCAAATCGGCGACGAACTCGATTTCCCGCGGGTATTTGTACGGAGCAGTCACCCGTTTGACGTGATCTTGTAACTCGCGCACTAACTCGTCACTAGCGGTTTCCGGCTGCTTCAACACGACGAACGCCTTCACAATTGTACCGCGCACTTCGTCCGGACTAGCGACGACGGCGCACTCTCGCACGGCCGAGTGGCGCACGAGGGCGTCTTCGACTTCAAACGGCCCAATCGTATAACCGGAACTAATAATGATGTCGTCCGCGCGCCCTTCAAACCAATAGTACCCTTCCTCGTCGGCGCGCGCCTGATCACCTGTTATATACCAATCGCCGCGAAACGCGTATTCCGTGCGTTTGGCGTCATCGTAGTAACCTTTAAATAAAGTCGGCGCCTCGCGGTGCACCGCAATGTCGCCGACCACGCCTTGCGGCACGACTCGTCCGTCTTCGTCGACGATTGCCACGCGGTTGCCAGGCGTCGGCTTGCCCATCGACCCAGGCTTAATCGTCATGCCGACAAGCGTACCGACGAGCAGCGAATTTTCCGTCTGCCCGTAGCCGTCGCGCACGTCGACGTCAAAATAGCGCCGAAACGTGTCGATCACTTCGCGGTTGAGTGGCTCGCCCGCACTGACCGCTTGTTTAAGCGCTTGCAAATCGTATCGTTCGAGTCCTTCTACTTTCGCCATCATCCGATACTCGGTCGGTGTACAGCAGAGTACGTTAACGGCATGCTTTTGCATCAGTGACAAATACGTTTCCGCAGCGAACTTACCACTGTATACGAACGCTGTCGCTCCGAGACTGAGCGTGGCGATAAACGGACTCCACACCCACTTCGCCCACCCCGGTCCCGCCGTCGCCCACACGACGTCGCCGTCCGCTATGCCGAGCCACTTTTCACCGACGACTTGCCGATGCGGAATCGCCCACTGGTGGTGATGAATAACTCCTTTCGGGCCACCCGTCGTACCCGATGTATATGAAATGAAGGCGATGTCATCACAGTTCGTCTGTGGCAACGGTTGTCCAGACTGCTCTTTGCCCAACTGTTGCACCGATGCAAGGTCGACCCAACCGTGGGCGTTGCCGCCAAAGGAGATAAAGCGCTTTAAGTGCGGGCATTGCTCGCGCACTGCATCGACGCGGGGGGCGAGTGGTGCGTACACGATCGCCCCGCTCGCTTGCGCGTGCTGCACCCGGTAGGCGATATCACCGCTCTGCAACATTTCCGAACCGGGCATGACGATGCATCCCGCCTTCAACGCGGCTAAATAGACGACATATGTATCCACGCTGCGCGGTAATATAATAAGTATCTTACTACCTTGTCCTAGGCCGGTCGCCCGCAACCCGCGCGCCAATTCGTCCGATTGCCGTTTTAGGTCGGCATACGTCAATGTAGCGACGTTTCCTTGTGCGTCTTCACAGACGACCGCCACTTTTTGTGGATCAGCTGCGTGGCGGTCAATATCGTCCGCCATGTTGTACTTTTCTGGAATATTTAAATAAAATGCCACAACTTTCCCTCCTATCTTTTTGCATACGGTGACTCATTCTCGATCGGAGGGAAAAGTTCCTGCAAGAAAACGCATGTTTCACTGTGGAAAATTTTTCGCCAAAATCATCGCTTACATCCGCCGCCCCGTCGCGTCGCACGCCGCACACCGCTTGCCAACGATGCGCTCTAAAACGTTTAGATCGCCGTACCGCCGTAAAATTTCCGGCGCCTTTTCACTAACTATGGCACGACAGTCGTCGCACAAGTCTTCGCCTGCCGCGTCGATAATCGCTTCCGGCACGCCGCGGGCGAGTAACTGTTCTCGCTCCGTTTTTAAAACAATATCTGCCTTGTCGACTGCGTGATCGCTCGCCAAAACGATTGCGTACTCGCGCTTATACTCCGCGTCGTTGACCGTCGTGTAAGCAACCTTGTACCGTTCCGCCAGCGTCACGTAATCTTTCATCTGTTCATACAGCACGTCGTGATGAAATTTCATCACTTTCACACCGTACATTTGCAACTGCTCTTCCACTTGCTCTTTTATAAAATTGTCACTCAACTGTTTAAAGCGAATGGCGGCGATGACGCGTTCCCGAAATTCACCTAAATAAAGGCGTTTCTCTTCCGGTTTTAGTTCCGGCGTCCCGTATATACCTTCCTGTAACGTACGTTGCAACTCATCTTCGCGGCGGGTCATCGCACACACTCCTAAATAGAAATGTTCAGCTACCTCGTTCATAACTTTTCGATTCACATTTGCAACTAACCCCGACCCCCATCCTTACTACGCATGTTCTTTGACACTCTCTCTTAAAGTATAGCACGACGACTATGTCACAATCTGTGGCTAAAACAGCACTTTCTACGTCTCTCCTCGCTCCGGTATCAACCGATAATAATCCGCTCTTTCGGGTAGTGGAACAACACTTTTTTATTGTTCCCGCTCATGACGAGTAATATCGTACCGAAGCCGATCCGCCCCGTGAGCATCAACACGATTAACACCGTTTTTCCGAGATGAGTCAGTTGCTCAGACAACCCGACGGAAAGTCCACACGTGCCGAACGCCGAAGATATTTCAAACAACAGCAGTTCCAAAGAGAACGGCTCAGTAATCGACAATATGAGCGTTGCAAAAATGACGAGGGAAACGCCGAAGACCATGACGACAAACGCTTTGCGCACATCGAACGGATCGAGCTCGCGCCCGAACACGGACACTTCCTTCGTCCCTTTGGCATAACTTTTTACAGCGAGATACACTGTCGCCAGCGTCGTCGTCCGCACGCCGCCCCCGCAACTCGAAGGCGAAGCGCCGATAAACATATTGAACGACATGAACAGTAACGTCGGTAACTGCAACGTGGTCACGTCGAGCGTAGATAGGCCGGTACTGCGCGTCGTGATCGATTGGAACAAGGAAATGAGTATTTTTTCGTGCCACGCATCACTTTGCAAACTGTAATTGTATTCCACCGCGAAAAAAAATAGCGTCCCAATCGCCCACAGCAACAAGTA is a window from the Numidum massiliense genome containing:
- a CDS encoding ABC transporter ATP-binding protein, translated to MTYKALDKFSLAIDEGEFVGVMGPSGSGKTTLLNILATIDQPTSGELHINGVNPNDLKNRDLALFRRRQLGFIFQDFNLLDTLTLKENIILPLVLDKAGAKAIEARVHDIASLLNIEHLLDKRTYEVSGGQQQRAAAARALIHDPAILLADEPTGNLDSKAANNLMQSLAQLNEQKGSTIMMVTHDPFAASFCERIVFIKDGQYTEELRRRSDRNVFLQHILDALSRLGGTSDDVSAARL
- a CDS encoding MarR family winged helix-turn-helix transcriptional regulator — translated: MNRNDDLLQLEDVFKQVSKKLSMLWHRTGIKISGSHARILAQLDREGPQKTSDLAKMLGMTAGGVTGLADKLIAEGLATRRRAENDRRIVYLEITDKGKDMLTHVREQREKMKAAIIDGLTDKELHHMLLVYKKILQNIEDALK
- a CDS encoding MDR family MFS transporter, with amino-acid sequence MGELDQRKKVTVMIAIMATMLFASINQTIVGTALPRIISKLGGMDYYTWVFTIYMLTSSITAILVGKLSDMFGRKPFIIAGILIFSLGSFLSGLSSTIVHLIVFRGIQGFGGGMIMSTAFTAIGDLYAPRERARWQGYMTALFGLSSAFGPTLGGYIVDHLEWHWVFWIFLPFGLVALALIWLLFPSVEQENRNPIDYFGSLFLTLTVVPLLLAFSWAGKEYAWTSPQISGLFASAVLALTAFILIESKVKNPVIPLTLFKNSVFVISNLASLTMGAGMFGAIMFMPFFVQGVLGTSATSSGLVTMPMTFSLMIGSALSGQLIARTGKYKKLALGGLFVIVVGMVAMSFMSANASIPFAIVTIVVVGFGIGIGMPVFTLTIQNAVDHSVLGTATASSQLFRSLGGTIGVSVMGTVLTQRMATEMSAVAGKVGEAIPTGGTVPPAGDAGNAGGTAPLDSEPQVMDQLQALQDPQTLLDPDKLTEIEHALPPPLQDAFASIVTVVREALGSALSSVFLTGALIVAVAFVVTLFLKEIPLKSAQKRNTAQTSKVNQPS
- a CDS encoding acyl-CoA synthetase; this encodes MADDIDRHAADPQKVAVVCEDAQGNVATLTYADLKRQSDELARGLRATGLGQGSKILIILPRSVDTYVVYLAALKAGCIVMPGSEMLQSGDIAYRVQHAQASGAIVYAPLAPRVDAVREQCPHLKRFISFGGNAHGWVDLASVQQLGKEQSGQPLPQTNCDDIAFISYTSGTTGGPKGVIHHHQWAIPHRQVVGEKWLGIADGDVVWATAGPGWAKWVWSPFIATLSLGATAFVYSGKFAAETYLSLMQKHAVNVLCCTPTEYRMMAKVEGLERYDLQALKQAVSAGEPLNREVIDTFRRYFDVDVRDGYGQTENSLLVGTLVGMTIKPGSMGKPTPGNRVAIVDEDGRVVPQGVVGDIAVHREAPTLFKGYYDDAKRTEYAFRGDWYITGDQARADEEGYYWFEGRADDIIISSGYTIGPFEVEDALVRHSAVRECAVVASPDEVRGTIVKAFVVLKQPETASDELVRELQDHVKRVTAPYKYPREIEFVADLPKTTSGKIRRIALRMQEREQKTAK
- a CDS encoding YueI family protein; translated protein: MTRREDELQRTLQEGIYGTPELKPEEKRLYLGEFRERVIAAIRFKQLSDNFIKEQVEEQLQMYGVKVMKFHHDVLYEQMKDYVTLAERYKVAYTTVNDAEYKREYAIVLASDHAVDKADIVLKTEREQLLARGVPEAIIDAAGEDLCDDCRAIVSEKAPEILRRYGDLNVLERIVGKRCAACDATGRRM